A window of Aeromicrobium sp. A1-2 contains these coding sequences:
- a CDS encoding dihydrolipoamide acetyltransferase family protein — MSTQIFTLPDLGEGLTEAEVVRWLVAVGDVVVVDQPVVEVETAKSIVEVPSPYAGRVSELHGEQGAAIDVGRPLISIDAAGSHESSIPADAGERHREEERAGSGNVLIGYGTPESAGSGRRRRPRAIESSPPVAATQGIAATGGQPVARVTSPLVRRRAREAGLSVREITGTGTDGLVTRRDVEAAIDAAGADSTERTNRSERTGLDVAQRIPLTGFRKAVSTALSRSRSEIPEATVWVDVDFTELFAIRAAAQAAGKSVPGLLAYLARFTVAGLRAHPELNGEVDTVNDELVQYAGINLGLAVQTDRGLLAPSVLDAHLLTTMELDGEIRRLTAAARDGRATQAELTGGTFTINNYGGFNVDGSAAIINHPQVAILGFGRVIDRAWVVDGELAVRKIAQMSFVFDHRVCDGGTAAGFMRVVADAIESPGSAIAHL; from the coding sequence ATGAGCACCCAGATCTTCACCCTGCCGGACCTCGGTGAGGGGCTGACCGAGGCCGAGGTCGTCCGCTGGCTCGTCGCGGTCGGCGACGTCGTCGTCGTCGACCAGCCGGTCGTCGAGGTCGAGACCGCCAAGTCGATCGTGGAGGTCCCGTCGCCGTACGCCGGTCGGGTCAGCGAGCTGCACGGTGAGCAGGGCGCCGCGATCGATGTGGGCCGCCCGCTGATCTCGATCGACGCCGCTGGTAGCCATGAGTCGTCCATCCCTGCCGATGCGGGAGAGCGCCATCGCGAGGAGGAACGAGCCGGATCGGGCAACGTGCTGATCGGCTACGGAACACCCGAGAGCGCCGGCAGTGGCCGCCGCCGGCGTCCCCGCGCCATCGAGTCCAGCCCTCCCGTGGCCGCGACCCAGGGGATCGCTGCCACGGGAGGGCAACCCGTCGCCCGGGTCACCTCCCCGCTGGTCCGTCGTCGCGCCCGCGAGGCAGGTCTTTCTGTCCGCGAGATCACCGGCACCGGCACCGACGGGCTGGTCACCCGGCGCGATGTGGAGGCTGCGATCGACGCGGCCGGTGCTGACAGCACCGAGCGTACGAACCGCAGCGAACGCACCGGGCTGGACGTCGCTCAGCGCATCCCGCTGACCGGATTTCGCAAGGCGGTCTCAACCGCACTGTCACGCAGCCGGAGCGAGATCCCGGAGGCGACGGTGTGGGTGGACGTCGACTTCACCGAGCTGTTCGCGATTCGCGCGGCAGCCCAGGCGGCCGGCAAGTCGGTGCCCGGGCTGCTGGCCTATCTGGCCCGCTTCACGGTGGCCGGCCTGCGTGCCCATCCCGAGCTCAACGGCGAGGTCGACACCGTCAACGACGAGCTCGTGCAGTACGCCGGGATCAACCTGGGCCTCGCGGTCCAGACCGATCGCGGACTGCTCGCGCCGTCGGTGCTCGACGCGCACCTGCTGACCACGATGGAGCTCGACGGTGAGATCCGCCGGCTCACCGCAGCAGCTCGCGACGGTCGGGCGACGCAGGCCGAGCTCACCGGCGGCACGTTCACCATCAACAACTACGGCGGATTCAACGTCGACGGCAGCGCCGCGATCATCAACCACCCGCAGGTCGCGATCCTCGGCTTCGGTCGCGTCATCGACCGGGCCTGGGTCGTCGACGGCGAGCTCGCTGTCCGCAAGATCGCCCAGATGTCCTTCGTGTTCGACCACCGGGTGTGCGACGGCGGGACCGCTGCCGGCTTCATGCGGGTCGTCGCCGACGCGATCGAGTCACCCGGCTCGGCCATCGCCCACCTCTAG